A window of Candidatus Omnitrophota bacterium contains these coding sequences:
- a CDS encoding adenylate kinase, with protein sequence MNLVLLGPPGAGKGTQAKVLSRDLNIPHISTGDMLRDAGAKESPLGKQAKGYMTKGELVPDELVIDIVKERLTKNDVASGFILDGFPRTIEQAKILDSTLAKIEKKLDTVLYFKTSLEMSISRLSGRRVCKACGANFHVTNIPPKKIGVCDYCGGELYQRKDDSEETVRRRWSVYTEETTPLVDYYKKSGLLEEVSGDLDVTELNVMLKALFHSRGLDKI encoded by the coding sequence ATGAACCTCGTGCTTTTGGGCCCTCCCGGAGCCGGTAAGGGTACACAGGCTAAGGTTCTTTCGCGAGATCTCAATATCCCGCACATATCAACGGGCGATATGCTTAGGGATGCGGGTGCGAAAGAAAGTCCTCTAGGCAAGCAAGCAAAAGGATATATGACGAAGGGCGAACTTGTGCCCGACGAGCTGGTTATAGACATAGTAAAAGAACGCCTGACGAAGAATGATGTCGCGAGCGGTTTTATATTGGATGGTTTCCCGCGGACAATTGAGCAGGCAAAGATATTAGATTCCACGCTGGCGAAGATCGAAAAGAAGCTCGATACGGTACTTTATTTTAAGACATCGCTCGAGATGAGCATTTCGCGGTTAAGCGGCAGGCGGGTATGTAAGGCGTGCGGAGCAAATTTTCATGTCACGAATATACCGCCGAAAAAAATTGGTGTATGCGATTATTGCGGCGGGGAATTATACCAGCGCAAGGATGATTCTGAAGAAACTGTAAGGCGCCGATGGTCGGTTTATACGGAAGAGACGACGCCTCTTGTGGATTATTATAAGAAAAGCGGGCTCCTTGAAGAGGTGTCGGGCGACCTTGATGTCACTGAATTGAATGTAATGCTTAAGGCTCTTTTTCATAGTCGGGGACTTGATAAAATATGA
- the map gene encoding type I methionyl aminopeptidase, which produces MIKLKSERELAIMRRAGSIVAEVLGNIGSQIKPGVETLELDRYAEALIRRLGGKPAFKDYKDYPANICTSINETIVHGIPGKVVLRDGDIISIDVGVELEGYYADAAFTYPVGNIRRDSQQLIDVAQKSLEKGIEKAIPGNRISDISGAIQDFVESKGFNVIRDFIGHGIGSRLHEPPEIPNFVPDHKTAIESASDPRLEKGMVLAIEPMVAAGKYEVCILKDGWTAVTADRSRVAHFEHTVEITSKEPEILTLWQKKNR; this is translated from the coding sequence ATGATAAAGCTGAAGTCCGAGAGGGAACTCGCCATAATGAGAAGGGCTGGCAGTATTGTGGCGGAGGTCCTCGGCAATATCGGAAGCCAGATCAAGCCGGGCGTCGAAACGTTAGAACTGGACAGGTACGCTGAAGCGTTAATACGAAGGCTGGGTGGTAAACCTGCCTTCAAAGACTACAAGGATTACCCGGCAAATATATGCACATCGATCAATGAAACAATAGTGCACGGTATACCCGGTAAAGTAGTTTTACGGGACGGCGATATAATAAGCATCGATGTCGGCGTGGAGCTGGAAGGCTACTATGCCGATGCGGCTTTCACTTACCCGGTAGGCAATATTCGGAGGGATTCACAGCAATTGATAGATGTTGCGCAAAAATCACTTGAAAAAGGTATAGAAAAAGCCATTCCGGGAAACAGGATCTCTGATATATCAGGCGCGATACAAGACTTTGTGGAATCAAAAGGTTTTAACGTGATCCGCGACTTTATAGGCCACGGCATAGGGTCTAGGCTGCATGAGCCTCCTGAAATACCGAACTTTGTTCCGGATCATAAGACTGCGATAGAATCGGCGAGTGATCCAAGACTTGAAAAAGGGATGGTATTGGCTATAGAGCCGATGGTAGCGGCGGGTAAATACGAGGTATGTATTCTAAAGGACGGGTGGACGGCCGTGACGGCAGACAGGAGCCGGGTCGCCCATTTTGAACACACGGTAGAAATAACGTCCAAAGAACCGGAGATTTTGACGCTATGGCAAAAGAAGAACCGATAG